A section of the Deinococcus taeanensis genome encodes:
- a CDS encoding NAD(P)/FAD-dependent oxidoreductase: MTASLHADVLVIGAGPAGLHAAFYAAWRGLRVRLLEARSEPGGQLSALYPDKRVYDVPGLPATPAAQVVQALVRQLDGLDVTLHLHTSARDLRRAEHGWQVTADTPHGTQAFTAAAVVLAPGLGALRPRDARVPGEHADVRTDLPDPTTLTGRRVLVVGGVPQATRAALELVQAGAAVTLTHRRVGFRGSPAELAALEQGQAQGQLQVLAPATLNALTPGGAQLTVQGELTAVPADTVLILNGYLPDLTPLQAWPLNWQGEYIPDGPGGHTSLEGVFVAGDVAQSAQAFKLISVGLAQAAVAANHAAHHANPELRVRPGHSSEKRLS, encoded by the coding sequence ATGACAGCCTCCCTGCACGCAGACGTTCTGGTGATCGGCGCGGGCCCGGCCGGCCTGCACGCGGCCTTTTACGCCGCATGGCGCGGCCTGCGCGTCCGGCTTCTGGAAGCGCGCAGCGAGCCCGGCGGGCAGCTGAGCGCCCTGTACCCTGACAAACGCGTGTACGACGTGCCGGGCCTGCCGGCCACCCCGGCGGCGCAGGTGGTGCAGGCCCTGGTGCGTCAGCTGGACGGGCTGGACGTGACCCTGCACCTGCACACCTCCGCGCGCGACCTGCGCCGCGCGGAACACGGGTGGCAGGTCACGGCCGACACCCCGCACGGCACGCAGGCCTTCACTGCCGCCGCGGTGGTCCTGGCGCCCGGACTGGGCGCCCTGCGACCCCGCGACGCACGTGTCCCCGGTGAGCACGCGGACGTCCGCACGGACCTGCCAGACCCCACCACCCTCACCGGCCGCCGGGTGCTGGTGGTGGGCGGCGTGCCGCAGGCCACGCGCGCCGCGCTGGAACTCGTTCAGGCAGGGGCGGCCGTCACGCTCACGCACCGGCGCGTGGGTTTTCGGGGCAGCCCCGCCGAACTCGCCGCCCTGGAGCAGGGGCAGGCGCAGGGGCAGTTGCAGGTGCTTGCCCCCGCCACGCTGAACGCCCTGACGCCCGGCGGCGCGCAGCTGACCGTGCAGGGCGAGCTGACCGCAGTGCCAGCCGACACGGTCCTGATCCTGAACGGGTACCTGCCGGACCTCACGCCGCTTCAGGCGTGGCCGCTGAACTGGCAGGGGGAGTACATCCCGGACGGCCCGGGGGGCCACACGTCCCTTGAGGGCGTCTTCGTGGCCGGGGACGTCGCCCAGTCCGCCCAGGCGTTCAAGCTGATCTCGGTCGGGCTGGCGCAGGCCGCGGTGGCGGCCAATCACGCCGCGCATCACGCGAATCCAGAGCTGCGTGTCCGGCCCGGGCACTCCAGCGAGAAGCGCCTGAGTTAG
- a CDS encoding branched-chain amino acid ABC transporter substrate-binding protein, translating to MKKSALTLSVLAALALGTASAQTTIKIATLSPLSGGQSDLGTQIRNGAQLAVNEYKAQFKKLGFDLVLVPYDDQADPATGTAAARKIAADRQILAVVGTLNSGVAIPASAALQPSKVALVSPANTANQVTDRNLSNMNRIVARDDAQGPAGANFISGNLKAKKVYVLNDKTAYGEGLAKEVEKALKAKGVSVVANEGTEEKSDFSSIVAKIKLQRPDAIYFGGIYNQVGVFIKQLREAGLTTPVVGGDGLDSGELPVIVGSANANNIYFTTVAAPISALPAAKVFAASYKKTFNDDAQGFGAFGYDAAKVVVQGVLNAVRANANKVPSRAQVETAIRKGSFTGLLSGNVSFNSAGDRKAATLYVMNVTDGQFKLSTSVPVKPVKQ from the coding sequence ATGAAGAAAAGCGCTCTGACTCTGTCTGTTCTCGCCGCCCTGGCCCTGGGAACCGCGTCCGCCCAGACCACCATCAAGATTGCCACCCTCAGCCCCCTGTCCGGCGGCCAGAGCGACCTGGGCACCCAGATCCGCAACGGCGCCCAGCTGGCCGTGAACGAATACAAGGCGCAGTTCAAGAAACTCGGCTTTGACCTCGTCCTTGTCCCCTACGACGACCAGGCTGACCCCGCCACCGGCACCGCAGCCGCGCGCAAGATCGCCGCGGACCGTCAGATCCTCGCGGTGGTCGGCACCCTGAACAGTGGCGTGGCCATCCCCGCCAGCGCCGCCCTGCAGCCCAGCAAGGTCGCCCTGGTGAGCCCCGCGAACACCGCCAACCAGGTCACGGACCGCAACCTCAGCAACATGAACCGTATCGTTGCCCGTGACGACGCGCAGGGCCCCGCCGGCGCGAACTTCATCAGCGGCAACCTGAAAGCCAAGAAGGTCTACGTCCTGAACGACAAGACCGCCTACGGCGAAGGCCTGGCGAAAGAAGTCGAGAAGGCCCTGAAAGCCAAAGGCGTCAGCGTCGTGGCGAACGAAGGCACCGAGGAGAAGAGCGACTTCTCCAGCATCGTTGCCAAGATCAAGCTTCAGCGCCCCGACGCCATCTACTTCGGCGGCATCTACAACCAGGTGGGCGTGTTCATCAAGCAGCTGCGTGAAGCCGGCCTGACCACCCCTGTGGTGGGCGGCGACGGCCTCGACAGCGGCGAGCTGCCCGTGATCGTGGGCAGCGCCAACGCCAACAACATCTACTTCACCACGGTGGCCGCGCCCATCAGCGCGCTGCCCGCGGCGAAAGTCTTCGCCGCAAGCTACAAGAAGACCTTTAACGACGACGCCCAGGGATTCGGCGCCTTCGGGTACGACGCTGCGAAAGTTGTGGTGCAGGGCGTGCTGAACGCCGTGCGTGCCAACGCCAACAAGGTGCCCAGCCGCGCCCAGGTGGAAACCGCCATCCGTAAGGGCAGCTTCACGGGCCTGCTGTCCGGCAACGTCAGCTTCAACTCGGCCGGTGACCGCAAGGCCGCCACCCTGTACGTGATGAACGTCACCGATGGGCAGTTCAAGCTCAGCACCTCTGTTCCGGTCAAACCCGTCAAGCAGTAA
- a CDS encoding FAD-dependent oxidoreductase, with translation MTQTYTPDRPLRVAVIGSGPSGIFATEALLKQTDLPVEVDVYDRLPTPYGLVRYGVAPDHLTIKSVTRGFEKTLSDPRVRFLGNVEFGRDLTHDDTVAHYDAVMYTVGASSDRRLGIPGEDLEGSMSATEFVAWYNGHPDAATRDMVLHASGVAVVGVGNVALDVSRILVKTTQELHESDIAAHALSALEGSHVRDVWILGRRGPAQAAFTTKELREFGELSDAEPVVHSEEIALSPEAEAAITDNTKKKNVEVLREFAAHQSEGKLRRVHLRFLVSPVEILDDGHGHVGGLKVERNRLDEHGNAVGTGEYEVLPVQMVLRSVGYRGVALPGVPFDEKRGVIANTDGRVDGRAGEYTAGWIKRGPSGVVGTNRKDATDTVAHLLADARESRLPGAAHPTRTAVDALLASRGVRVYSFADWQVLDAHEVAAGKAQGRPRAKVVHREVMLGHRKA, from the coding sequence ATGACCCAGACCTACACCCCCGACCGCCCCCTGCGCGTCGCCGTGATCGGCAGCGGCCCCAGCGGTATCTTCGCCACCGAGGCGCTCCTCAAGCAGACCGACCTGCCCGTCGAGGTGGACGTCTACGACCGCCTGCCCACCCCGTACGGCCTCGTCCGCTACGGCGTCGCGCCCGATCACCTCACCATCAAGAGCGTCACCCGCGGCTTCGAGAAAACCCTGAGTGACCCGCGCGTGCGCTTCCTGGGCAATGTCGAATTTGGCCGAGACCTGACCCACGACGACACCGTCGCCCACTACGACGCCGTGATGTACACCGTCGGTGCCAGCAGCGACCGCAGACTGGGCATCCCCGGCGAGGACCTCGAAGGCAGCATGAGCGCCACTGAATTCGTCGCCTGGTACAACGGTCACCCGGACGCCGCCACGCGCGACATGGTGCTGCACGCCAGCGGCGTGGCCGTGGTGGGCGTTGGCAACGTGGCGCTGGACGTCAGCCGGATCCTCGTGAAAACCACGCAGGAACTCCACGAGAGTGACATCGCCGCGCACGCCCTGAGCGCCCTGGAAGGCAGCCACGTGCGGGACGTGTGGATCCTCGGCCGCCGCGGGCCCGCGCAGGCGGCGTTCACCACCAAGGAACTGAGGGAGTTCGGGGAACTCAGCGACGCCGAACCCGTCGTGCACAGTGAAGAGATTGCCCTGAGCCCTGAGGCGGAAGCGGCCATCACCGACAACACCAAGAAGAAGAACGTCGAGGTGCTGCGCGAATTTGCCGCCCACCAGTCTGAAGGCAAACTGCGGCGGGTGCATCTGCGCTTCCTGGTCTCTCCGGTCGAGATTCTCGATGACGGGCACGGCCACGTGGGCGGCCTGAAGGTGGAGCGCAACCGCTTGGACGAGCACGGCAACGCCGTCGGCACCGGCGAGTACGAGGTGCTGCCTGTGCAGATGGTGCTGCGCTCCGTCGGGTACCGCGGCGTGGCGCTGCCCGGCGTGCCCTTCGACGAGAAGCGAGGCGTGATCGCCAACACCGACGGCCGCGTGGACGGCCGCGCCGGCGAGTACACCGCCGGGTGGATCAAACGCGGTCCCAGCGGCGTAGTCGGCACCAACCGCAAGGACGCGACGGACACCGTCGCGCACCTGCTGGCCGACGCGAGGGAAAGCCGGCTGCCCGGCGCGGCGCATCCCACCCGCACTGCTGTGGACGCCCTGCTGGCCAGCCGGGGGGTCAGGGTGTACTCGTTCGCGGACTGGCAGGTCCTTGACGCCCACGAAGTGGCCGCCGGCAAGGCGCAGGGCCGCCCGCGCGCGAAGGTCGTCCACCGTGAAGTGATGCTCGGCCACCGCAAAGCCTGA
- a CDS encoding AAC(3) family N-acetyltransferase, translating to MLNLLRRPPVSPAELDEGLRALGLNGTQHVIVHASLKSFGTLDGGARTVVDALGQAAATVVAPAFTYSTLLSRPAATTSARFHRDSRVSRDIGRVPQELVERPEARRSFHPTLSFIALGQEAGRVTEAQSLSSPYQPVGALYDLDGYALLMGVDFGSNTSVHYGEHLAGMPLLTRYVPLDGQVVPTAFPNCSADFDNLAPEVHLRARSVQVGACTLRLYRVRDLVDGTVRLLNRDPEALLCTYRGCRCQEVRTMVRQQGLRPRRHTGLIS from the coding sequence GTGCTGAACCTGCTGCGCCGACCGCCCGTGAGCCCCGCCGAGCTGGACGAGGGACTGCGGGCACTCGGGCTGAACGGCACGCAGCACGTCATTGTTCACGCCAGCCTGAAATCGTTCGGCACCCTTGACGGCGGCGCCCGCACCGTAGTTGACGCCCTGGGCCAGGCGGCCGCCACCGTGGTCGCCCCGGCGTTCACGTACAGCACGCTGCTGTCCCGGCCAGCCGCCACAACAAGCGCCCGCTTCCACCGCGACTCACGCGTCAGCCGCGACATCGGCCGCGTGCCGCAGGAACTCGTGGAGCGGCCCGAGGCGCGCCGGTCATTTCACCCCACGCTGAGCTTCATCGCGCTCGGTCAGGAGGCCGGGCGGGTTACCGAGGCGCAGTCCCTCAGCAGCCCGTACCAGCCCGTTGGCGCCCTGTACGACCTCGACGGGTACGCGCTGCTGATGGGCGTGGATTTCGGCAGCAACACCAGCGTGCACTACGGCGAGCACCTGGCCGGCATGCCGCTGCTCACCCGGTATGTGCCCCTGGACGGTCAGGTGGTCCCCACGGCGTTCCCCAACTGCTCGGCGGACTTCGACAACCTCGCGCCTGAGGTGCACCTGCGGGCCCGCAGCGTTCAGGTGGGGGCCTGCACGCTCAGGCTGTACCGCGTGAGGGACCTTGTGGACGGCACGGTGCGCCTCCTGAACCGGGATCCAGAGGCGCTGCTGTGCACCTACCGCGGCTGCCGGTGCCAGGAGGTGCGCACCATGGTGCGCCAGCAGGGCCTGCGTCCCCGCAGGCATACCGGCCTGATCAGTTAG
- a CDS encoding branched-chain amino acid ABC transporter permease, with protein sequence MSTLLPFLANVIVGGLVLGFVYAIIALGYTMVYGVLQLINFAHSEVFVTGAVVGFEVFRVLKDSSMNGYLKLIIALLAAMLVSGLLNVIIERLAYRPLRGAPKLVPLITAIGVSLILQDVLRVLEGFQGRFDLTYTLPAGFAGKFCGPESSCAGLGQFLVRIGIDLQLKDVILVIVSLLSLAVLNYIVNRTRMGKAIRAVAQDRVTAGLMGIDGNRMISATFLIGGALGGISGVLFGMKFGTINAYSGFIPGVTAFTAAVLGGIGSIPGAVLGGLLLGVLEKLIGVFNVFGDLLGIKNLAVIDDSYSKLGAFIALVLILIFKPTGLLGKSNVEKV encoded by the coding sequence TTGTCCACTCTGCTGCCCTTCCTGGCGAACGTGATCGTCGGGGGGCTCGTGCTGGGCTTCGTGTACGCCATCATCGCGCTGGGCTACACGATGGTGTACGGCGTCCTGCAACTGATCAACTTCGCTCACAGCGAGGTGTTCGTCACCGGCGCGGTGGTGGGCTTCGAGGTGTTCCGCGTGCTGAAGGACTCCAGCATGAACGGTTACCTGAAGCTGATCATCGCGCTGCTGGCCGCCATGCTGGTCTCGGGCCTGCTGAACGTCATCATTGAGCGCCTTGCGTACCGGCCGCTGCGAGGCGCGCCGAAACTGGTGCCTCTGATCACCGCCATCGGCGTGTCCCTGATTCTGCAGGACGTGCTGCGCGTTCTCGAGGGCTTCCAGGGCCGCTTTGACCTGACGTACACCCTGCCTGCCGGATTCGCCGGGAAGTTCTGCGGCCCCGAGAGCAGCTGCGCTGGCCTGGGACAGTTCCTGGTCCGCATCGGCATCGACCTTCAGCTCAAGGACGTGATCCTGGTCATCGTGTCCCTGCTGAGTCTCGCGGTGCTGAACTACATCGTGAACCGCACCCGCATGGGTAAAGCCATTCGCGCCGTGGCGCAGGACCGGGTGACCGCAGGCCTGATGGGCATCGACGGCAACCGCATGATCAGCGCCACCTTCCTGATCGGCGGGGCGCTCGGCGGCATCAGCGGCGTGCTGTTCGGCATGAAATTCGGTACGATCAACGCCTACAGCGGCTTCATTCCCGGTGTGACGGCCTTCACGGCCGCAGTGCTGGGCGGCATCGGCTCCATTCCTGGCGCGGTGCTCGGCGGGCTGCTGCTGGGCGTGCTGGAGAAACTGATCGGCGTGTTCAACGTGTTCGGCGACCTGCTGGGCATCAAGAACCTCGCCGTAATTGACGATTCGTACAGCAAGCTCGGGGCGTTCATTGCGCTGGTGCTGATCCTGATCTTCAAACCGACCGGCCTGCTGGGCAAAAGTAACGTGGAGAAAGTATGA
- the glnA gene encoding type I glutamate--ammonia ligase, which yields MTPQPTTPPTAEQILRLLQDAEVKFLRLQFTDILGTTKNVEVPKSQFAKALNGDVTFDGSAVEGFTRVEESDMLLRPDLSTFLIYPQFSREEGERGKVARLICDVTLPDGAPFEGDPRQVLKRQIARAQTLGFEMFVGTEPEFFLFERTSSGTGSTVTHDRAGYFDLAPIDKGERIRREITNKLVEMGFEIEAAHHEVAPGQHEIDFRYAPALETADRIATFKFVVKRVALEYGLLASFLPKPIPGVNGSGMHCHLSLFKGGVNAFADPAGEHGLSRTAEQFIAGLLDHAGSMAAITNPLVNSYKRLVPGFEAPVNVAWSTSNRSALIRIPAKRGNSTRAEVRMPDPSCNPYLALAVMLAAGLDGIEQKMEPAPAIQRNIFRMTVREKRHHRVKELPTDLREAVDELEKDDVIRRALGEHVLDHFVEAKRAEWREYSAAVHAWELERYLDLI from the coding sequence ATGACGCCCCAACCCACCACCCCGCCCACCGCCGAACAGATCCTGCGCCTGCTTCAGGACGCAGAAGTCAAATTTCTCCGCCTTCAGTTCACGGACATCCTCGGTACCACCAAAAACGTGGAGGTGCCCAAGTCCCAGTTCGCCAAGGCACTCAACGGCGACGTTACCTTCGACGGCAGCGCCGTGGAGGGCTTCACCCGCGTGGAGGAGTCCGACATGCTGCTGCGCCCGGACCTCAGCACGTTCCTGATCTACCCGCAGTTCTCCCGTGAGGAAGGCGAACGCGGCAAGGTCGCGCGCCTGATCTGCGACGTGACCCTGCCCGACGGCGCGCCCTTTGAAGGAGACCCCCGGCAGGTCCTGAAGCGTCAGATTGCCCGGGCCCAGACGCTGGGGTTTGAAATGTTTGTGGGAACCGAACCGGAATTCTTCCTGTTCGAGCGCACGTCCTCCGGGACAGGCAGCACTGTCACGCATGACCGGGCCGGGTACTTCGACCTGGCCCCCATCGACAAGGGCGAACGCATCCGCCGGGAGATCACGAACAAACTTGTCGAGATGGGCTTCGAGATTGAGGCCGCGCACCATGAGGTCGCCCCGGGACAGCATGAGATCGACTTCCGGTATGCGCCTGCCCTGGAAACCGCAGACCGCATCGCCACCTTTAAATTCGTGGTGAAACGTGTGGCGCTGGAGTACGGGTTGCTGGCCAGCTTCCTGCCCAAACCCATTCCCGGCGTGAACGGCAGCGGCATGCACTGCCACCTGAGCCTGTTCAAAGGTGGCGTGAATGCGTTCGCGGACCCGGCGGGTGAGCACGGCCTGTCCCGTACGGCAGAGCAGTTCATTGCAGGGCTGCTTGATCACGCGGGCAGCATGGCGGCCATCACCAACCCGCTGGTGAACAGTTACAAGCGTCTGGTGCCGGGCTTTGAGGCGCCCGTGAACGTCGCGTGGAGCACGAGCAACCGCTCGGCGCTGATCCGCATTCCGGCCAAGCGTGGGAACTCCACCCGGGCGGAAGTCCGCATGCCCGACCCCAGCTGCAATCCGTACCTGGCGCTCGCGGTCATGCTGGCCGCGGGCCTGGACGGCATCGAACAGAAGATGGAACCTGCACCCGCCATTCAGCGCAACATCTTCCGCATGACGGTGCGCGAGAAGCGTCACCACCGCGTGAAGGAACTGCCCACCGACCTGCGTGAGGCGGTGGATGAGCTCGAAAAGGATGATGTGATCCGCCGGGCCCTGGGCGAGCACGTCCTGGATCATTTCGTGGAAGCGAAGCGCGCAGAGTGGCGGGAGTACAGCGCCGCGGTGCATGCCTGGGAACTGGAACGCTACCTCGATCTGATCTGA
- a CDS encoding glutamine synthetase III: MNHDFDVISAARNWRTDTASATPHDIVSNVYASDVLTLEQLKARLSKPIFKSLQATLERGATLDPGIADTVALAMKTWAMEKGATHYTHWFHPLTGATAEKHDSFVSPNGDGAAIAAFTGKELIQAEPDASSFPSGGLRATFEARGYTAWDASSPAFIMRHANGATLCIPTAFASWTGEALDTKTPLLRSVEALNKAVTPALKLFGASEGTRVSSTLGAEQEYFLIAEEYYYRRPDLVMTGRTLFGAQPPRGQELEDHYFGAIPDRVLSFMTDAETQLYALGIPVKTRHNEVAPGQYEIAPIFEDSNVAADHQQLTMQVLRNTARRYGLVALLHEKPFAGVNGSGKHCNWSMSTNAGENLLEPGDTPHENLQFLFFTSAVIKAVDDHQDLLRISVASASNDHRLGANEAPPAIISIFLGSELSDIFDRLESGQGGRGAEAGLLGLGTSVLPPLPRHAGDRNRTSPFAFTGNKFEFRAAGSSQSISFPITVLNTIVADAVSELSAELKAKLDAGDDLNAAVADIVKATYSKHKRIVFNGDGYSDEWHQEAEHQRGLLNLRTTLDAVEHLTDGKNQTLFEKFQVLSDRELAARQEIMYDIYFKTVNIEGETTEYMARTMILPAAVKYLSELHAAGSSRAVTAVAAEVEAAADELFDAVSALSEQNAATGGDEVHEKAHHMRDHVLPAMTAVRKAADRLEKVVAEQHWPLPTYRQMLFVK; encoded by the coding sequence ATGAACCATGACTTCGACGTGATTTCCGCCGCGCGCAACTGGCGCACGGACACCGCGAGCGCCACCCCCCACGACATCGTGAGCAACGTGTACGCCAGCGACGTCCTGACCCTGGAGCAGCTCAAGGCCCGCCTGAGCAAGCCCATCTTTAAGAGCCTGCAGGCCACGCTGGAACGCGGCGCGACGCTCGACCCGGGGATCGCGGATACCGTCGCCCTCGCCATGAAGACCTGGGCGATGGAGAAAGGGGCAACGCACTACACCCACTGGTTCCACCCCCTGACCGGCGCGACCGCCGAGAAGCACGACTCCTTCGTGTCCCCCAACGGGGACGGCGCCGCGATTGCTGCGTTTACCGGCAAGGAACTGATCCAGGCGGAGCCGGACGCCAGCTCCTTCCCCTCAGGCGGGCTGCGCGCCACCTTCGAAGCGCGCGGCTACACCGCCTGGGACGCCAGCAGCCCCGCGTTCATCATGCGGCACGCCAACGGCGCGACCCTGTGCATCCCCACGGCCTTCGCCAGCTGGACCGGCGAGGCGCTGGACACCAAAACGCCCCTGCTGCGCAGCGTCGAAGCCCTGAACAAGGCAGTGACGCCCGCGCTGAAACTCTTCGGGGCCAGCGAGGGCACCCGCGTGAGCAGCACCCTGGGCGCCGAGCAGGAGTACTTCCTGATCGCCGAGGAGTACTACTACCGCCGGCCCGACCTGGTCATGACGGGCCGCACCCTCTTTGGTGCGCAGCCCCCGCGCGGCCAGGAACTCGAAGATCACTACTTCGGCGCGATTCCCGACCGGGTCCTGAGCTTCATGACGGACGCCGAAACGCAGCTGTACGCGCTGGGCATCCCGGTCAAGACCCGTCACAACGAGGTCGCGCCCGGTCAGTATGAGATCGCGCCGATCTTCGAGGACAGCAACGTGGCCGCCGATCACCAGCAGCTGACCATGCAGGTGCTGCGCAACACCGCCCGCCGCTACGGCCTCGTGGCCCTGCTGCACGAGAAACCCTTCGCAGGCGTGAACGGATCGGGCAAGCACTGCAACTGGAGCATGAGCACCAACGCCGGTGAGAACCTCCTCGAGCCCGGCGACACGCCCCACGAGAACCTTCAGTTCCTGTTCTTCACGTCTGCCGTGATCAAGGCCGTGGACGACCACCAGGACCTGCTGCGCATCAGTGTCGCGAGCGCCAGCAATGACCACCGCCTGGGGGCCAACGAGGCGCCGCCCGCCATCATCAGCATCTTCCTGGGCAGTGAACTGAGCGACATCTTTGACCGCCTGGAAAGCGGCCAGGGTGGCCGTGGCGCCGAAGCCGGACTGCTCGGCCTGGGTACAAGCGTCCTGCCGCCCCTGCCCCGCCACGCCGGCGACCGTAACCGCACCAGCCCGTTCGCCTTCACCGGCAACAAGTTCGAGTTCCGCGCGGCCGGCAGCAGCCAGAGCATCTCGTTCCCGATCACGGTGCTGAACACCATCGTGGCAGACGCCGTCAGTGAACTCAGCGCCGAACTGAAAGCCAAGCTTGACGCGGGCGACGACCTGAACGCCGCCGTCGCCGACATCGTGAAGGCCACCTACAGCAAGCACAAGCGCATCGTGTTCAACGGCGACGGGTACAGCGACGAATGGCATCAGGAAGCCGAGCACCAGCGCGGCCTGCTGAACCTGCGCACGACCCTGGACGCCGTGGAGCACCTGACCGACGGCAAGAACCAGACGCTGTTCGAGAAATTCCAGGTCCTGAGTGACCGCGAACTGGCCGCCCGCCAGGAAATCATGTACGACATCTACTTCAAGACGGTGAACATCGAGGGTGAAACCACCGAGTACATGGCGCGCACCATGATCCTCCCTGCCGCCGTGAAGTACCTGTCCGAACTGCACGCCGCCGGAAGCAGCCGCGCCGTGACGGCCGTGGCCGCCGAGGTGGAAGCCGCCGCGGACGAACTGTTCGACGCGGTCAGCGCCCTCAGCGAGCAGAACGCCGCCACCGGCGGCGACGAGGTGCACGAGAAGGCGCACCACATGCGTGACCACGTGCTTCCGGCCATGACCGCCGTCCGCAAGGCCGCCGACCGTCTCGAGAAGGTTGTCGCGGAGCAGCACTGGCCGCTGCCCACCTACCGCCAGATGCTCTTCGTGAAGTAA
- a CDS encoding helix-turn-helix domain-containing protein: MISTNTRTFVDTVTYRPGAVILYPGKSDMLYRVASGLVRVHTMDDDGNGLTLRYVKPGEYFGEEALAGVNRAYFAEAVTDSSIDVINPALMSAEDNLHVTTHLVRTLERAYESIYRLVGKRLRARIAGELLELKDTALATQLDSGETMIYATHDELAAAVGSVRETVTKVVGELSREGVISAGYGKITLKNESALQQIAAA; the protein is encoded by the coding sequence ATGATCAGCACCAACACCCGGACCTTCGTGGACACCGTGACCTACCGCCCCGGCGCCGTCATCCTCTACCCCGGCAAGAGCGACATGCTCTACCGCGTCGCCTCCGGCCTCGTGCGCGTGCACACCATGGACGACGATGGCAACGGCCTGACCCTGCGCTACGTCAAGCCCGGCGAGTACTTCGGCGAGGAAGCCCTCGCTGGCGTGAACCGCGCCTACTTCGCCGAGGCCGTCACCGACTCCTCCATCGACGTGATCAACCCCGCCCTGATGAGCGCCGAGGACAACCTGCACGTCACCACCCACCTCGTGCGGACCCTCGAACGCGCCTACGAAAGCATCTACCGCCTCGTGGGCAAGCGCCTGCGCGCCCGCATCGCCGGTGAACTGCTGGAACTCAAGGACACCGCGCTGGCCACGCAGCTCGACAGTGGCGAGACCATGATCTACGCCACGCACGACGAACTCGCTGCTGCCGTCGGCTCTGTGCGCGAAACCGTGACCAAGGTCGTCGGAGAACTGTCCCGCGAAGGCGTGATCAGCGCCGGCTACGGCAAGATCACCCTCAAGAACGAAAGCGCGCTGCAGCAGATCGCTGCCGCCTGA